In the genome of Qipengyuania seohaensis, one region contains:
- a CDS encoding glycosyltransferase family 61 protein, which translates to MPERAIEHGIPPATLGYRWRRRESVRQYLARVPTAGFIEQLSPPRTVENPLPKNISSRNKLSRDGSLWGYSMYDVPSRFSAETFLAELAVCQVIAFDTPSKGDYFPAIIAPDETSIEVREISHRPAHVAALPRTGETQHYVSGVWFAERAYHNHSHWLTAHLPKLLLIKGMERLDEVLMPTRRTAVMDASLRMLDIDCSSLQQFDPLLPVSVDRLTILGTDRFNPELLRSVRTAFGQTSAPPPWRKIYVSRASAKGRQITNEMSLRPALEAEGFETILMEELTFEEQVCLMQETRVVVAPHGAGITNILLCAEGAQLVEMADGDFPNPNFYALACALGIGYWLLPVEAGSAPNPLDRDLTVDIDALLEIIDQLA; encoded by the coding sequence ATGCCGGAAAGGGCGATCGAACATGGCATCCCGCCTGCGACGCTCGGCTATCGTTGGCGTCGCAGGGAAAGCGTGCGCCAGTATCTTGCACGCGTGCCAACGGCTGGCTTCATCGAACAACTTTCGCCGCCGCGCACAGTGGAAAATCCGTTGCCCAAGAATATTTCGAGCCGGAACAAACTTTCCCGCGATGGTAGTTTGTGGGGCTACTCGATGTACGATGTCCCATCGCGGTTCAGCGCCGAAACATTCTTGGCCGAACTTGCCGTGTGCCAAGTGATCGCTTTCGATACGCCATCGAAGGGCGATTACTTCCCCGCCATCATCGCTCCCGACGAGACATCGATCGAGGTGCGCGAGATATCACATCGTCCCGCGCATGTAGCTGCGTTGCCAAGGACGGGCGAGACGCAACATTATGTTTCGGGAGTCTGGTTCGCTGAACGCGCATACCACAACCATTCCCACTGGTTGACCGCGCATCTTCCCAAATTGCTTCTTATCAAGGGAATGGAGCGCCTCGACGAGGTGCTGATGCCGACGAGGAGAACGGCGGTCATGGATGCCTCGCTCCGCATGCTCGATATTGACTGTTCGTCCTTGCAACAGTTCGATCCGTTGCTTCCAGTTTCGGTCGATCGCCTCACCATTTTAGGCACGGATCGCTTCAATCCCGAGCTGTTGAGATCGGTGCGTACTGCCTTCGGCCAAACATCTGCGCCTCCGCCTTGGCGCAAGATCTACGTCAGCCGGGCATCAGCCAAAGGCCGACAAATCACTAATGAAATGTCCTTGCGTCCGGCGCTCGAAGCTGAAGGCTTTGAAACAATCCTGATGGAAGAGCTGACTTTCGAAGAGCAAGTGTGCCTGATGCAAGAGACGCGCGTCGTTGTCGCACCGCACGGGGCCGGAATCACGAACATACTCTTATGCGCCGAGGGTGCGCAGCTTGTCGAGATGGCGGACGGCGACTTTCCTAACCCGAATTTCTATGCGCTCGCTTGTGCATTGGGGATCGGTTACTGGCTGCTGCCGGTCGAAGCGGGAAGTGCTCCGAACCCTCTAGACCGCGATCTCACCGTCGATATCGATGCCTTGCTCGAGATCATCGACCAGCTCGCATGA
- a CDS encoding ABC transporter ATP-binding protein: MSASPVRQETIEAAATDDRDASFRTSLARLLALLSRKDRINAIALFVLMLVGAALEVVGLAAVPAFVSAVVDREAMEYIPVAGPLMASLTANLTDRALVVWGAAALIAIFAVKNGFLGFNYYLQIRYVTNRRLSIAARLMRAYMGAPYPFFLKRNTSELLRNVDNEVITVCYNVISTLLELLTKLVILISVFIFLLAVEPLITMAWIVFLGGIAAIGVMTISTRLRTYGLVQQENRAVFNQSLYQAFGGIKEIRTLGREEFFVGRVLAAVGRITMVNRFKMLITKIIPPASEMVAMTGLLALAAGLVLLGRSTDSILVTLSLFVVGLVRLREASSAAMSQFADLRYSLVSIDPIFRDLDELESEGPEFASEGSWQSPALSIGLAEVWHRYEGADGHALKGVGLDIEVGSAVGLVGSTGAGKSTLVDVLLGLLEPERGGLEVDGIRLAPDQLRSWRHHVGYVPQAIYLLDDTIRSNIALGLDDHEIDDDALGRAIESAQLGAFIGRQPHGLDTLVGESGVRISGGERQRIGIARALYKDPAIIVLDEATSALDNTTERAVIDAVDAMRGERTVVMIAHRLTTVRNCDQLYYLKNGMIEASGTYERLCRENREFREMAA, encoded by the coding sequence TTGAGCGCATCACCCGTGAGGCAAGAGACCATCGAAGCAGCGGCGACCGATGATCGGGACGCATCGTTCAGGACATCGCTTGCCCGTTTGCTCGCGCTCTTGTCACGCAAGGATCGCATAAATGCGATCGCCTTATTCGTGCTCATGCTCGTGGGCGCAGCGCTAGAAGTCGTCGGCCTTGCGGCAGTTCCAGCATTCGTAAGCGCGGTCGTTGATCGAGAAGCCATGGAATATATTCCGGTTGCGGGCCCGTTGATGGCGAGCCTCACGGCGAATCTTACCGACCGCGCACTGGTCGTCTGGGGTGCGGCCGCCTTGATCGCGATCTTTGCCGTCAAGAACGGTTTCCTCGGCTTCAACTACTACCTGCAAATCCGTTACGTCACGAACCGGCGCCTCTCGATCGCGGCGCGGCTGATGCGTGCGTACATGGGCGCGCCCTATCCGTTCTTTCTCAAACGGAACACATCGGAGTTGCTCCGCAACGTCGACAACGAAGTCATAACCGTGTGCTACAATGTCATCAGCACCTTGCTGGAATTGCTCACAAAGCTGGTCATACTCATCAGCGTTTTCATCTTCCTGCTGGCCGTGGAACCTTTGATCACTATGGCGTGGATCGTCTTCCTGGGCGGGATCGCCGCGATTGGCGTTATGACGATCAGCACGAGATTGAGGACATACGGCCTCGTGCAGCAGGAAAATCGCGCGGTGTTTAACCAGTCGCTTTATCAGGCCTTCGGCGGGATCAAGGAAATCCGCACGCTGGGTCGTGAAGAGTTCTTCGTCGGCCGGGTATTGGCCGCGGTGGGGCGCATTACCATGGTGAACCGCTTCAAGATGCTCATCACCAAGATCATTCCTCCTGCGTCCGAAATGGTCGCGATGACCGGTCTGCTGGCCTTGGCGGCGGGTTTGGTATTACTCGGGCGAAGTACGGATTCCATTCTCGTCACGCTGTCACTTTTCGTCGTCGGGCTTGTCAGATTGCGTGAGGCGTCGAGTGCCGCAATGTCGCAATTCGCCGACCTTCGCTACAGCCTCGTTTCGATTGATCCGATCTTTCGCGACCTTGACGAACTGGAAAGCGAGGGACCTGAATTCGCTAGTGAGGGTAGCTGGCAAAGTCCGGCCCTTTCGATCGGTCTTGCCGAAGTCTGGCATCGCTATGAAGGCGCGGACGGCCATGCGCTCAAAGGTGTGGGTCTGGACATAGAGGTCGGGTCTGCAGTCGGCCTTGTCGGTTCGACCGGCGCAGGCAAATCGACTTTGGTGGACGTGCTTCTCGGTCTGCTCGAGCCGGAACGCGGTGGGCTTGAAGTTGACGGCATTCGGTTGGCACCGGACCAACTGCGTTCGTGGAGGCACCATGTCGGTTATGTGCCGCAGGCGATCTATCTTCTCGACGACACCATCCGTAGCAATATCGCACTCGGGCTCGACGATCACGAAATTGACGACGATGCACTGGGAAGGGCTATCGAAAGCGCGCAATTGGGCGCTTTCATAGGACGTCAGCCGCATGGACTCGACACGTTGGTCGGTGAGAGCGGTGTGCGTATCTCGGGTGGGGAAAGGCAGCGTATCGGCATTGCCCGAGCGCTCTACAAGGATCCCGCGATCATTGTTCTCGACGAGGCTACTTCTGCGCTCGACAATACGACCGAGCGGGCGGTGATCGATGCAGTCGACGCTATGCGCGGCGAACGAACCGTGGTCATGATCGCACATCGCCTCACGACCGTGCGCAATTGCGACCAACTTTACTACCTGAAGAACGGGATGATCGAGGCGTCTGGGACCTATGAAAGGCTGTGCCGCGAAAACCGGGAATTTCGCGAGATGGCGGCGTGA